A genomic stretch from Mastacembelus armatus chromosome 12, fMasArm1.2, whole genome shotgun sequence includes:
- the ccdc74b gene encoding coiled-coil domain-containing protein 74B, with product MSSNNLPPVRYLPHWTRVGRLGKTYSPRPVETSQPQPLPVVPSADRGAGRAAELSRHSDRDPRVTSLQKSIQFLQQQHKETLGKLHTEIDYLRRENKELQYKLIMGSPKASGKGLIHSQRGIRPPTQGREFCTGLYLEETLQDTQPSQDQAVREGSEILGSAKRDHGPEVVGGLITSLEPLRIHSSPAHPPRPPTLQECEVIIRQLYNANSLQSQEIIRVKTLLRDIVMSKKITPENYILTKAYLFDGPRKSSEEKKFPKLSLQTFPEKISGPSQSGVVLPALKQNPSSTIAERQRRTRAVQRDRYAAVTGSKFP from the exons CACTGGACCCGAGTCGGGCGTCTCGGGAAGACCTACTCTCCGCGACCTGTAGAGACGAGCCAACCGCAGCCGCTGCCTGTGGTCCCGTCAGCGGACAGAGGAGCAGGCAGAGCCGCAGAGCTGTCCCGTCACAGTGACAGGGACCCCCGCGTCACGTCCCTGCAGAAGAGTATCCAGTTcctgcagcaacaacacaaGGAAACTCTTGGGAAACTGCATACAGAGATAGACTACCTCAGGCGGGAGAATAAAG AGTTGCAGTATAAGCTGATAATGGGATCTCCAAAGGCAAGTGGAAAAG GACTGATTCACAGTCAACGAGGCATTAGACCACCTACGCAGGGAAGAGAATTCTGTACGGGACTTTACCTAGAGGAGACACTGCAGGACACTCAACCCTCACAGGACCAGGCCGTAAG AGAAGGCAGTGAAATTCTGGGATCTGCCAAGCGGGACCATGGCCCAGAGGTTGTGGGGGGCCTCATCACATCGTTAGAGCCTTTACGAATTCACAGCAGCCCCGCCCATCCACCACGTCCTCCAACACTACAGGAGTGTGAAGTCATCATCCGGCAGCTCTACAATGCTAATAGTTTACAGTCTCAGGAG ATTATACGTGTTAAGACATTGCTGAGAGATATTGTTATGAGCAAGAAAATCACCCCAGAAAACTACATTCTGACCAAGGCCTACCTTTTTGATGGTCCCCG caaatCATCAGAGGAAAAGAAGTTTCCAAAACTTAGTCTTCAAACATTTCCAGAAAAAAT atctgGACCCTCTCAGTCTGGTGTGGTCCTCCCAGCCCTAAAGCAGAACCCCAGCTCAACCAttgcagaaagacagaggaggacCCGAGCTGTGCAGAGAGACCGTTACGCTGCAGTGACTGGATCAAAATTCCCATAG